The Dunckerocampus dactyliophorus isolate RoL2022-P2 chromosome 13, RoL_Ddac_1.1, whole genome shotgun sequence genome window below encodes:
- the LOC129192211 gene encoding MAPK/MAK/MRK overlapping kinase-like isoform X1 yields MLARPPQIPCALMMHYSNWLIGVKNRANLRNAWKNGANSDWSNTGGVVDVQNRHTPKPGEKTCKLAVTAHLWKKGYKIIKKIGEGSFSEVVKTQSLKDGKYYACKTMKQTINSVEQANNLREVQAMRRLSPHANIIQLHDLVFDKATGTVSLICELMEMNIYDLIKARQTPLPDQTVRHYMYQLCKSLDHMHSCGIFHRDVKPENILIKHNILKLGDFGSCRSVHSKPPHTEYISTRWYRAPECLLTDGYYSLKMDIWSAGCVFFEVMSLNPLFPGTNELDQIAKIHDVLGTPDQSVLRKFKQSRAMHFNFPMKKGSGISRLIPECSAPALSLLYQMLAYDADERITAETVLRHAYFREIRVAEKKSAGVSSDLLWRPTRLGKQMRGRHMRPTPLIGHNTKHVAEPLFRRNMPHYTTELPKLNMAVTGPQRSFPASSLPAFTLTHRGTLPAITSKKCQSRLAKVNSAHAFIDLVLCYVSFSLHSPSHKRCP; encoded by the exons ATGCTTGCTAGACCTCCTCAAATTCCATGTGCACTAATGATGCACTACTCCAACTGGTTGATTGGCGTTAAAAACAGGGCAAACCTCCGGAATGCATGGAAAAATGGGGCTAACAGTGACTGGAGCAACACCGGAGGTGTTGTGGACGTGCAGAACCGCCACACCCCGAAGCCTGGCGAGAAGACATGCAAGTTAGCCGTCACCGCCCATCTCTGGAAAAAGG GCTACAAAATAATCAAGAAGATCGGAGAGGGCAGCTTCTCTGAGGTGGTCAAAACTCAGAGCCTGAAGGATGGGAAGTACTACGCGTGCAAAACAATGAAGCAGACCATTAACAG TGTGGAACAGGCCAACAACCTGCGGGAAGTTCAGGCGATGAGGAGACTCAGCCCACATGCAAATATCATCCAGCTGCATGACCTCGTTTT TGACAAAGCAACCGGCACCGTGTCTTTGATTTGTGAGCTGATGGAGATGAACATATATGATCTCATTAAAG CAAGACAAACGCCACTGCCGGATCAGACGGTGAGACACTACATGTACCAGCTGTGTAAGTCACTTGACCACATGCACAG CTGCGGGATCTTCCACAGAGATGTGAAGCCAGAAAACATTCTCATCAAA CACAACATTCTGAAGCTGGGAGACTTCGGTTCGTGCAGGAGCGTGCATTCCAAACCCCCGCACACAGAGTACATCTCCACCCGCTGGTACCGAGCCCCGGAGTGCCTCCTCACTGACGGCTATTACAGCCTGAAGATGGACATCTGGAGTGCCGGCTGTGTTTTCTTTGAGGTCATGAG CTTGAATCCTCTCTTCCCGGGCACCAACGAGTTGGACCAGATCGCCAAGATCCATGACGTGTTGGGAACTCCCGATCAAAGCGTCCTACGGAAATTCAAGCA ATCCAGAGCGATGCATTTCAACTTCCCCATGAAGAAAGGCTCCGGAATCTCGCGCCTTATTCCCGAATGCTCGGCACCGGCTCTGTCTCTGCTCTATCAGATGCTGGCCTACGACGCCGACGAACGCATCACGGCGGAAACTGTCCTGAGGCACGCATACTTTAGGGAAATACG GGTGGCAGAGAAAAAATCTGCTGGAGTCTCCTCTGACCTGCTGTGGCGACCCACTCGACTTGGCAAACAAATGAGGGGGAGACACATGAGGCCTACACCTTTAATTGGT CACAACACAAAGCACGTAGCAGAGCCCCTCTTCAGACGAAACATGCCCCATTATACTACTGAGCTGCCCAAACTCAACATGGCCGTCACGGGGCCACAGCGGTCCTTCCCAGCTTCATCTTTGCCCGCGTTTACACTCACCCACAGGGGCACCCTGCCAGCCATCACCTCTAAAAAATGCCAGTCACGTTTGGCCAAGGTAAACTCAGCCCATGCTTTCATTGATTTGGTATTATGTTACGTCTCTTTTTCTCTTCACAGTCCGAGTCACAAAAGGTGTCCTTAA
- the LOC129192211 gene encoding MAPK/MAK/MRK overlapping kinase-like isoform X2 codes for MLARPPQIPCALMMHYSNWLIGVKNRANLRNAWKNGANSDWSNTGGVVDVQNRHTPKPGEKTCKLAVTAHLWKKGYKIIKKIGEGSFSEVVKTQSLKDGKYYACKTMKQTINSVEQANNLREVQAMRRLSPHANIIQLHDLVFDKATGTVSLICELMEMNIYDLIKARQTPLPDQTVRHYMYQLCKSLDHMHSCGIFHRDVKPENILIKHNILKLGDFGSCRSVHSKPPHTEYISTRWYRAPECLLTDGYYSLKMDIWSAGCVFFEVMSLNPLFPGTNELDQIAKIHDVLGTPDQSVLRKFKQSRAMHFNFPMKKGSGISRLIPECSAPALSLLYQMLAYDADERITAETVLRHAYFREIRVAEKKSAGVSSDLLWRPTRLGKQMRGRHMRPTPLIGHNTKHVAEPLFRRNMPHYTTELPKLNMAVTGPQRSFPASSLPAFTLTHRGTLPAITSKKCQSRLAKSESQKVSLKPFYMPPLGRKHGGGC; via the exons ATGCTTGCTAGACCTCCTCAAATTCCATGTGCACTAATGATGCACTACTCCAACTGGTTGATTGGCGTTAAAAACAGGGCAAACCTCCGGAATGCATGGAAAAATGGGGCTAACAGTGACTGGAGCAACACCGGAGGTGTTGTGGACGTGCAGAACCGCCACACCCCGAAGCCTGGCGAGAAGACATGCAAGTTAGCCGTCACCGCCCATCTCTGGAAAAAGG GCTACAAAATAATCAAGAAGATCGGAGAGGGCAGCTTCTCTGAGGTGGTCAAAACTCAGAGCCTGAAGGATGGGAAGTACTACGCGTGCAAAACAATGAAGCAGACCATTAACAG TGTGGAACAGGCCAACAACCTGCGGGAAGTTCAGGCGATGAGGAGACTCAGCCCACATGCAAATATCATCCAGCTGCATGACCTCGTTTT TGACAAAGCAACCGGCACCGTGTCTTTGATTTGTGAGCTGATGGAGATGAACATATATGATCTCATTAAAG CAAGACAAACGCCACTGCCGGATCAGACGGTGAGACACTACATGTACCAGCTGTGTAAGTCACTTGACCACATGCACAG CTGCGGGATCTTCCACAGAGATGTGAAGCCAGAAAACATTCTCATCAAA CACAACATTCTGAAGCTGGGAGACTTCGGTTCGTGCAGGAGCGTGCATTCCAAACCCCCGCACACAGAGTACATCTCCACCCGCTGGTACCGAGCCCCGGAGTGCCTCCTCACTGACGGCTATTACAGCCTGAAGATGGACATCTGGAGTGCCGGCTGTGTTTTCTTTGAGGTCATGAG CTTGAATCCTCTCTTCCCGGGCACCAACGAGTTGGACCAGATCGCCAAGATCCATGACGTGTTGGGAACTCCCGATCAAAGCGTCCTACGGAAATTCAAGCA ATCCAGAGCGATGCATTTCAACTTCCCCATGAAGAAAGGCTCCGGAATCTCGCGCCTTATTCCCGAATGCTCGGCACCGGCTCTGTCTCTGCTCTATCAGATGCTGGCCTACGACGCCGACGAACGCATCACGGCGGAAACTGTCCTGAGGCACGCATACTTTAGGGAAATACG GGTGGCAGAGAAAAAATCTGCTGGAGTCTCCTCTGACCTGCTGTGGCGACCCACTCGACTTGGCAAACAAATGAGGGGGAGACACATGAGGCCTACACCTTTAATTGGT CACAACACAAAGCACGTAGCAGAGCCCCTCTTCAGACGAAACATGCCCCATTATACTACTGAGCTGCCCAAACTCAACATGGCCGTCACGGGGCCACAGCGGTCCTTCCCAGCTTCATCTTTGCCCGCGTTTACACTCACCCACAGGGGCACCCTGCCAGCCATCACCTCTAAAAAATGCCAGTCACGTTTGGCCAAG TCCGAGTCACAAAAGGTGTCCTTAAAGCCCTTCTACATGCCGCCTCTGGGCAGGAAACACGGCGGAGGCTGCTGA